A region from the Manihot esculenta cultivar AM560-2 chromosome 13, M.esculenta_v8, whole genome shotgun sequence genome encodes:
- the LOC110630488 gene encoding L-type lectin-domain containing receptor kinase IX.1, whose protein sequence is MDLLFFFFSLLVLPSADSLNFKLTRFDSDVNSIIYRGDAEPAAGAVELISSFTYTCRVGRVTHAERVRIWDSSSGQLSNFTTHFSFIIDTQGRSAYGHGIAFFLAPVGSDIPLNSAGGFLGLYNTSTYENSSQNQMVHVEFDSFSDSDWDTEPAGHVGINNNSLSSAAHTPWNASFHSGDTADVRITYDAITKNLSVSWSYQETSNPLENSSLSYIIDLMKILPEWVNIGFSSATGSYLERNKLLSWEFSSTLEVKDTNESISKRIRVIVGVAVSVCVLTFGVILTSWRRRKQALTKKDGEKINLTSINEDLERRAGPRRFSYEELVSATNNFSNERMLGKGGFGAVYKGYLVEMDLAIAVKKISRGSKQGRKEYVTEVKTIGLLRHRNLVQLLGWCHENGEFLLVYEFMPKGSLDAHLFSKKSPLNWAARYKISLGLASALLYLHEEWDQCVVHRDVKSSNVMLDANFNAKLGDFGLAKLTDHELGPQTTGLAGTLGYMAPEYITTRRASKESDVYSYGVVALEIGSGRRAIDHIEEEHEMSLLEWIWELYGRNKLHVAIDKSLHMDYDQKQIECLMIVGLWCTHPDHHLRPSIRQAIQVLNFEAPVPNLPAKMPVPMYSVQVNNANSGEAFITNSSIALGR, encoded by the coding sequence ATGGATTTattgtttttcttcttttcattacTTGTTCTTCCATCTGCTGATTCTCTTAACTTCAAATTAACTCGCTTTGATTCAGATGTAAACAGCATAATTTACCGTGGGGATGCAGAACCTGCCGCTGGTGCTGTTGAGTTAATCTCCAGTTTCACATACACGTGCCGTGTTGGTCGAGTCACCCATGCTGAAAGGGTCCGCATCTGGGACTCCAGTTCTGGCCAACTTTCCAATTTCACAACCCatttctccttcatcatcgACACCCAAGGACGTTCCGCTTATGGCCATGGCATTGCATTCTTCCTCGCTCCCGTTGGATCTGATATCCCACTGAACTCCGCTGGTGGCTTCTTAGGCCTCTATAACACTTCAACATATGAAAATTCTTCTCAAAATCAAATGGTTCACGTGGAGTTTGATTCTTTTTCAGATTCAGATTGGGATACAGAGCCTGCAGGGCATGTGGGGATTAACAACAATTCTCTTAGTTCAGCTGCGCACACTCCTTGGAATGCTAGCTTTCATAGTGGAGACACTGCTGATGTGCGGATTACTTACGACGCTATAACCAAAAATTTGAGCGTTTCATGGTCTTACCAGGAAACTTCAAATCCTCTAGAGAATTCTAGTTTGTCTTATATAATTGATCTGATGAAGATTTTGCCTGAGTGGGTCAACATTGGATTTTCATCTGCAACAGGTTCATACTTAGAGAGAAATAAACTTTTATCTTGGGAATTCAGCTCAACTTTGGAGGTAAAGGACACAAATGAAAGCATATCAAAGAGAATCAGAGTAATTGTTGGTGTTGCAGTTTCAGTTTGTGTTCTAACATTTGGGGTGATTCTGACTTCTTGGAGGAGGAGGAAACAGGCGCTGACAAAGAAAGATGGTGAAAAAATAAACTTGACATCAATCAATGAAGACCTTGAAAGAAGAGCTGGACCAAGAAGATTTTCTTATGAAGAGCTTGTTTCAGCTACCAACAACTTCTCAAATGAGAGAATGTTGGGAAAAGGAGGGTTTGGTGCTGTTTATAAAGGATACTTGGTTGAAATGGATTTGGCAATTGCTGTGAAGAAAATTTCAAGGGGATCCAAACAAGGTAGAAAGGAGTACGTTACTGAGGTCAAAACCATTGGCCTGTTGAGACACAGGAATTTAGTGCAACTCTTGGGCTGGTGCCATGAAAATGGTGAGTTTCTACTTGTTTATGAATTCATGCCAAAGGGTAGCCTTGATGCTCACCTCTTTAGCAAGAAGAGTCCTCTTAACTGGGCTGCGAGGTACAAGATATCTCTTGGCTTAGCCTCAGCGTTGCTCTATCTTCATGAAGAGTGGGATCAATGTGTGGTTCACCGAGATGTGAAGTCAAGCAATGTAATGCTAGACGCAAATTTTAACGCCAAGCTTGGTGACTTTGGGTTAGCTAAGTTGACGGACCATGAGCTTGGTCCCCAGACAACTGGGTTGGCAGGAACTCTAGGCTACATGGCTCCAGAATACATAACCACAAGAAGGGCTAGCAAAGAATCTGATGTGTATAGCTATGGAGTGGTTGCTTTAGAGATTGGAAGTGGAAGGAGAGCAATTGATCACATTGAAGAGGAGCACGAGATGAGTTTGTTGGAGTGGATTTGGGAACTTTATGGAAGAAACAAGCTTCATGTAGCCATTGATAAGAGCCTTCACATGGATTATGACCAGAAACAGATTGAGTGCTTGATGATCGTCGGATTATGGTGCACTCATCCTGATCACCATTTGAGGCCATCAATAAGACAAGCTATTCAAGTTCTAAATTTTGAGGCCCCAGTCCCAAATCTGCCGGCGAAGATGCCAGTGCCCATGTACTCTGTACAGGTCAATAATGCCAACTCAGGCGAAGCCTTCATAACTAATTCCAGCATAGCGTTAGGCCGTTGA